One part of the Arabidopsis thaliana chromosome 1 sequence genome encodes these proteins:
- a CDS encoding uncharacterized protein (unknown protein; BEST Arabidopsis thaliana protein match is: unknown protein (TAIR:AT3G07730.1); Has 428 Blast hits to 388 proteins in 92 species: Archae - 0; Bacteria - 31; Metazoa - 189; Fungi - 10; Plants - 97; Viruses - 0; Other Eukaryotes - 101 (source: NCBI BLink).), translating to MKRKPKKSAWLKTIAKKEIIEIESDTDTDDEVAATKLAPFGEENAKSSVKMEIKTESNIDEVCGKMMDLCVERNASKDDALAKKNPKKSAVAKTILNKEIIEIESDTDTDEVGPRKLPLCNEENASGDDVLAKNPKKCSVAKTIVKKEIKIESNIDELGGRLLVNASGDDVLAKKPKKSVVAKTIVWQEIIEIESATDTDTDEVGGKTLSLCGKVDASGDDLLARDGKTKRTNLQIVCVDDCDSGLVHDLEYKKYLAHFSETRNVYLLEDNVRGSSPVRIMYHEAPDRSLRKAVETEKSKAGRKPKSPTISSVSKRLKTEDGRADHKSISRTVLRTKETQQKKGDDVRRGRSSIEVKPRSYVRDTKERNGDARRGRKISVAKNTIESKPTRYVRDSQEKNTRNDESQTIFRASKRLKTEIGRADHNSISKTNPVVKTKDIQRKNREALRGRKIHVTKHNNESKSRGHVIDNLFHSFKPSKKENEMSLSSVEKSYSYYTAFLRNSIRNSVTIFNSGQQVKPMKDAVCLSDPDIIAVSNHPFPDGGKSPFEATKDGKVIDLEDGIKPDDIFNSSFSKKLMEILRNPYDEKEFLRLYNEASVKRPLTKSRQLRDGREIEYYCDDQFALSYLEKYTDFNKTYHRYRKDLPRALNLLRGFFFYLENIVLEGAFKPWLHEKRLTKFVC from the exons ATGAAGAGGAAGCCGAAGAAGTCTGCCTGGCTTAAGACTATTGCGAAGAAGGAAATTATTGAGATTGAGTCTGATACAGACACTGATGATGAAGTTGCTGCTACAAAGTTGGCTCCTTTTGGTGAAGAGAATGCGAAGTCTTCGGTGAAGATGGAAATAAAGACTGAGTCAAACATAGATGAAGTTTGTGGTAAAATGATGGATCTTTGTGTTGAAAGGAACGCGTCAAAGGATGATGCTTTAGCTAAGAAGAACCCGAAGAAATCTGCTGTGGCTAAGACCATTTTGAATAAGGAAATCATTGAGATTGAGTCTGATACAGACACAGATGAAGTTGGTCCTAGAAAGTTGCCTCTTTGTAATGAAGAGAATGCATCAGGGGATGATGTTTTAGCTAAGAACCCGAAGAAGTGCTCTGTGGCTAAGACGATtgtgaagaaagaaataaagattGAGTCAAACATAGATGAACTTGGTGGTAGATTGCTGGTGAATGCATCAGGTGATGATGTTTTAGCTAAGAAACCGAAGAAGTCTGTGGTGGCTAAGACCATTGTGTGGCAGGAAATAATTGAGATTGAGTCAGCCACAGACACAGACACAGATGAAGTTGGTGGTAAAACGTTGTCTCTTTGTGGTAAAGTGGATGCATCCGGGGATGATCTTTTAGCTAGAGATggcaaaaccaaaagaaccaACCTGCAGAttgtttgtgttgatgatTGCGATTCCGGTTTGGTTCATGATTTGGAATATAAAAAGTACTTGGCACATTTTAGTGAAACGCGGAATGTATATTTGCTTGAGGACAATGTAAGGGGTAGTTCTCCAGTGCGTATAATGTATCATGAAGCACCTGACAGGAGTTTAAGAAAAGCAGTAGAAACCGAGAAGAGTAAAGCAGGGAGAAAGCCAAAGTCTCCTACCATTTCCAGTGTATCTAAGAGGTTGAAGACTGAGGATGGTAGAGCAGATCATAAGTCGATTTCGAGGACTGTCTTAAGGACCAAAGAAACCCAGCAAAAGAAAGGAGATGATGTTCGACGTGGAAGGAGCTCTATCGAAGTAAAGCCTAGAAGTTATGTCAGAGACACCAAAGAACGGAACGGAGATGCTCGACGTGGAAGGAAGATTTCTGTGGCCAAGAACACTATCGAATCAAAGCCTACAAGATATGTCAGAGACTCTCAAGAAAAGAATACGAGAAATGATGAGTCTCAGACAATTTTCAGAGCTTCAAAGAGACTGAAGACTGAGATTGGGAGAGCAGATCATAACTCGATTTCAAAGACTAACCCAGTGGTTAAAACCAAAGATATTCAACGAAAGAACCGAGAGGCTTTGCGGGGAAGGAAGATCCATGTGACCAAGCACAATAATGAATCGAAATCTAGAGGTCATGTCATAGACAACTTATTTCACAGTTTCAAACCTTCCAAGAAGGAGAATGAAATGAGCTTATCGTCAGTGGAAAAAAGCTATTCATATTACACAGCTTTTCTAAGAAACTCCATAAGAAATTCCGTTACCATCTTCAATTCGGGACAACAAGTGAAACCTATGAAAGATGCAGTGTGTTTGTCTGATCCTGATATTATTGCAGTCAGTAATCACCCCTTTCCGGATGGAGGCAAATCCCCATTTGAGGCAACAAAAGACGGCAAAGTGATA GATCTGGAAGATGGTATTAAACCTGATGATATATTCAACTCTTCGTTTAGCAAGAAGCTAATGGAAATTCTCAGAAATCCCTACGATGAAAAGGAATTCTTGAGACTCTATAATGAAGCATCAGTCAAGAGACCGTTGACTAAGTCCAGGCAATTACGAGATGGAAGAGAGATTGAATATTATTGTGACGACCAGTTTGCCCTTTCATATCTCGAAAAGTATACAG ATTTCAACAAGACGTATCATCGTTACCGGAAGGATCTTCCTAGAGCTTTGAACCTGTTGCGcggatttttcttttatttagaG AACATAGTTCTTGAAGGTGCATTCAAACCCTGGCTGCATGAAAAACGTTTGACAAAATTTGTGTGTTGA
- a CDS encoding kinase with adenine nucleotide alpha hydrolases-like domain-containing protein (Protein kinase protein with adenine nucleotide alpha hydrolases-like domain; FUNCTIONS IN: protein serine/threonine kinase activity, protein kinase activity, kinase activity, ATP binding; INVOLVED IN: protein amino acid phosphorylation, response to stress; LOCATED IN: cellular_component unknown; EXPRESSED IN: 16 plant structures; EXPRESSED DURING: 6 growth stages; CONTAINS InterPro DOMAIN/s: UspA (InterPro:IPR006016), Protein kinase, ATP binding site (InterPro:IPR017441), Serine/threonine-protein kinase domain (InterPro:IPR002290), Serine/threonine-protein kinase-like domain (InterPro:IPR017442), Protein kinase-like domain (InterPro:IPR011009), Serine/threonine-protein kinase, active site (InterPro:IPR008271), Protein kinase, catalytic domain (InterPro:IPR000719), Tyrosine-protein kinase, catalytic domain (InterPro:IPR020635); BEST Arabidopsis thaliana protein match is: Protein kinase protein with adenine nucleotide alpha hydrolases-like domain (TAIR:AT1G21590.1); Has 117486 Blast hits to 116152 proteins in 3451 species: Archae - 119; Bacteria - 13475; Metazoa - 42728; Fungi - 10296; Plants - 33191; Viruses - 413; Other Eukaryotes - 17264 (source: NCBI BLink).): MIETGGDKQSSVEEGCGGRTILVGVKLDAPSRELLTWALVKVAEPGDTVIALHILGNEIVDRAGNSSLLSLVRTFDSVLDVYEGFCNLKQVDLKLKLCRGSSARKILVREAKSFSATKVLVGISKSHHAIRSSASVAKYIAKKLSKDCWVIAVNNGKILFQKEGSPSSTINQSQGKEDVRRITLLNVLQRSVTLNKTTKVVSHSEEDSNSKEEEEDQACGQNLRQVLAAARLENCSVCGFDSLSPNDTTTPGKLSGASDFDRSEDDDECNKAMEIVPVNGSEDSGGSVTMLVRKLPEPRPGWPLLRRAVSTLGQSVTPHKIPVVQWALKLPPRDTKQLGYDSSEDNLSTLNALVPFGINSITNKSIPDNSPRKLPEELEGLYERFSSTCRFFKYKELVSVTSNFSADNFIGKGGSSRVFRGCLSNGRVVAVKILKQTEDVLNDFVAEIEIITTLHHKNIISLLGFCFEDHNLLLVYNYLSRGSLEENLHGNKKDPLAFCWSERYKVAVGVAEALDYLHNTASQPVIHRDVKSSNILLSDDFEPQLSDFGLARWASISTTHIICSDVAGTFGYLAPEYFMYGKVNDKIDVYAFGVVLLELLSGRKPISSGCPKGQESLVMWAKPILDDGKYSQLLDPSLRDNNNNNDDQMQRMALAATLCIRRSPQARPKMSIVLKLLKGDEDTLEWAMQQVNSSSEESEMLKDEQCQRSNLQSHLNLALLDVEDDSISMGSIEQGVSVEDYLKGRTSRSSSFD; this comes from the exons ATGATAGAAACCGGCGGAGATAAACAGAGCTCCGTCGAGGAAGGATGTGGTGGCCGTACGATTCTTGTCGGCGTGAAGCTTGACGCTCCGAGCAGAGAGTTACTCACTTGGGCTCTGGTTAAAGTCGCTGAGCCTGGTGATACTGTGATCGCTCTTCATATCCTTGGAAATG aGATTGTGGATCGCGCAGGGAACTCTTCGCTTCTCTCTCTGGTTAGAACTTTCGACTCTGTTCTTGACGTTTATGAAGGTTTCTGCAATTTGAAACAG GTGGATCTGAAGCTGAAGCTATGTCGTGGTTCCTCTGCTCGAAAGATTTTAGTTAGGGAAGCGAAATCGTTTTCTGCAACGAAAGTTTTAGTTGGGATTTCAAAAAGTCACCACGCGATTCGTTCATCAGCTTCTGTAGCTAAGTACATAGCGAAGAAACTATCAAAGGATTGTTGGGTTATTGCTGTAAACAATGGTAAAATCTTGTTCCAAAAGGAAGGTTCTCCATCATCTACCATTAATCAATCTCAAG GAAAGGAAGATGTTCGGAGGATTACTTTGTTGAATGTGCTTCAGAGATCTGTTACATTGAATAAGACTACTAAAGTAGTTAGCCATTCTGAGGAAGATTCTAACTctaaggaggaggaggaggatcaAGCCTGTGGCCAGAATCTACGGCAAGTCTTAGCGGCTGCTCGTTTGGAGAATTGCTCGGTTTgtggttttgattctttgtctCCGAACGATACAACTACTCCTGGAAAGTTGTCTGGAGCTTCAGATTTTGATAGgagtgaagatgatgatgagtgCAACAAAGCAATGGAGATTGTGCCTGTGAATGGTTCAGAAGATTCAGGCGGTTCTGTAACTATGTTGGTTAGGAAATTGCCTGAACCTAGACCAGGTTGGCCTTTGCTTCGTCGTGCTGTTTCTACATTAGGACAATCTGTTACTCCTCATAAGATACCGGTAGTTCAATGGGCTTTGAAGCTTCCTCCTAGGGATACTAAGCAACTTGGTTATGATTCTTCTGAAGATAATTTGTCAACCTTAAACGCACTTGTTCCATTTGGTATCAACTCTATCACCAACAAGTCTATTCCTGACAATAGTCCAAGAAAATTGCCAGAGGAATTAGAGGGACTTTATGAGAGGTTCTCTTCAACTTGCCGGTTTTTCAAGTACAAGGAACTCGTTTCAGTGACATCGAATTTCTCCGCTG ATAATTTTATTGGGAAAGGAGGCAGCAGCCGGGTTTTTAGAGGTTGTTTGTCCAATGGAAGAGTGGTTGCTGTGAAGATTCTCAAGCAAACCGAAGATGTCTTGAATGACTTCGTGGCTGAGATTGAGATCATCACAACATTACACCATAAGAATATTATCTCCCTCTTAGGATTTTGCTTTGAAGACCATAACCTTTTACTTGTATACAATTATCTCTCAAGAGGAAGCCTTGAAGAGAACCTTCATG gaaacaagaaagatcCGCTTGCATTTTGTTGGAGCGAGAGGTATAAAGTGGCTGTGGGAGTAGCAGAGGCATTGGACTATCTGCATAATACTGCTTCGCAACCCGTCATCCACAGAGATGTTAAGTCATCAAACATACTATTATCTGATGATTTTGAGCCACag CTTTCTGATTTTGGACTTGCAAGGTGGGCGTCTATATCTACGACACACATAATCTGCTCTGATGTCGCGGGAACTTTTGG ATACTTGGCTCCAGAGTACTTCATGTATGGTAAGGTGAATGATAAGATAGATGTGTATGCATTCGGCGTTGTTCTCCTCGAGTTACTTTCGGGAAGAAAACCGATTAGCAGCGGATGTCCAAAGGGACAAGAGAGTCTAGTCATGTGG GCCAAACCAATTCTAGATGATGGAAAGTATTCTCAGTTATTAGACCCGAGTTTGCGggataacaacaacaataatgaTGACCAAATGCAGAGGATGGCGTTAGCTGCTACTCTTTGTATTCGACGTAGTCCTCAAGCTAGACCGAAAATGAGCATC GTATTAAAGCTACTTAAAGGTGATGAAGACACGCTTGAGTGGGCAATGCAGCAAGTGAATAGTTCATCAGAGGAGTCAGAGATGCTCAAAGATGAGCAATGCCAAAGATCTAACTTGCAATCACACCTTAACTTAGCACTTCTTGATGTTGAAGATGACTCAATCTCCATGGGAAGCATTGAGCAAGGTGTCTCTGTTGAGGATTATCTAAAAGGTAGGACAAGCCGTTCTTCGAGCTTCGACTAA